From Catharus ustulatus isolate bCatUst1 unplaced genomic scaffold, bCatUst1.pri.v2 scaffold_140_arrow_ctg1, whole genome shotgun sequence:
GATTTCTGGTaactcccagttctcccagttcgctcccagttctcccagttcgTTTTCCCGTCCCCAGGGCCTGGTGATGGTGGTGACGGGCGGCTCGGGGTTCCTGGGCTCGCACCtggtgcaggtgctgctggaggcgGAGCCGGAGCTGCGGGAGCTGCGGATCCTGGACCTGAACCCCGACCCCGCGGCCGTGCCCGAGCGCCACCGTGAGCGCCCcgaaaacacagaaattcaccccaaaaatgggccAAAAAAACCAGGATTTGCACcaaaaaaatggcagaaattagcaggattcaccccaaaaaaatcctgaaattctggaaggaaaaatgctgaaattacaggaaaaatcctcaaaaaaagacgaaattatggaaaattatccccagaaaaatccctgaaattttccccccaaaaaacccaaaattcaccccagaAAATTACCAGAAAGTCCCagaattcatcccaaaaaaatcctggaattctggaaggACAAATGCCGAAATTatggaaaaattccaaaaaaaaggaagaaagtatggaaaattatccccaaaaaaGTCCCtgaaattttcccccaaaaacacaaaattcaccccaaaaaatggcccaaaaaacccaggattcacccccaaaaaatcctgaaattctggaaaaattcctttaaaaaaatgatgaaattatggaaatttatccccagaaaaatccctgaaattcccagaaaatttctgaattttccccaaaaaaccccagaattcaccccaaaaaattgcCAGAAATTAGCAGGATTCACCCTAAAAAAGTGGCCCAAAAGTCCCAGAATTtacccccaaaaacccctgaaattacaggaaaattcctcaaaaaaacaacaaaattatgGACATTTTCTCCCAAGAATTCCCTGAAATTTTCCCCCAGAAATGaattttttggttgattttgaggtgatttcacgtgatttttttggctgatttttgggtgattttggctgattttgaatgattttttggggggtgattttggctgattttggggtgatttcaaccaattttttttgctgACTTTGGGCTGatttcaggtgatttttttgggtgaattcaggtgattttgggctgattttgaaTGAATATTTTAGGctgattttggctgattttAGCTGAATTTTTGgactgattttggggtgattttgggaggatttgggctGATTTCAGGCGATATTTTTGGGGGCTGattctgaaggatttttttttctgattttggggtgaattcaaGTTATTTGGGGGTGAatttttttgatgattttgggctgattttagggtgaattcaggtgattttttggctgattttgaaattatttcagactgtcttttttcctgattttttgctgattttggactgatttcagctgattttggggtgattttaaatgggtttttttgctgattttgagGCTATTTTgaatgatttatttttgctgattttgggctgattttagGTTGATTTcagccaatttttttttgctgattttggctgatttcagaggaatttttttcctgatttttgtctgattttgggctgattttggtgTCTCCCAGGCTCCCGTGTCCGCCTGTTCCGCGGTGACGTCGGTGACCTCGCGGCGCTCGGCGCCGTCCTGGGCGGGGCCGACGTCGTGTTCCACAGCGCCTCCCTGGTGGACGTGTGGGGGAACTGCAGCGCCGAGGCCATGGCCAGGGTCAACGTGCTGGGtaaactgggagaactgggagggactgggagggactgggaggggattgggggggactgggagggactgggagggactgggatggactgggagggactgggagggactgggatggactgggaggggattgggagggactgggatggactgggagggactgggagggactgggatggactgggagggactgggagggactgggatggactgggagggactgggagggactgggatggactgggatggactgggagggtctgggatgaactgggagggactgggagggactgggagggactgggagggactgggagggaactgggagggactgggatggactgggagggactgggagggactgggatggactgggagggtctgggatgaactgggagggactgggagggactgggatggactgggatggaactgggaggggattgggaggggattgggagggaactgggatggactgggagggactgggaggggactgggagggactgggagggactgggagggaactgggatggactgggagggactgggatgaactgggagggactgggagggactgggaggggattgggaggaactgggagggactgggatggactgggaggggattgggagggactgggatggactgggatggactgggagggactgggagggactgggagggactgggagggactgggagggactgggagggactggggcttttttgggggaattttggtgttttggaggaatttttggggattttttgtggggtattttttgggttttttttatattttggggggatttttttgggataattttgggatttttgggggattttgttttggttacTTTTGAGGatattatttggatttttttggattttttggggggatttttggggatttttttggtatatttttgggacattttgggggtatttttgggataactctgagattttttgggggatatttttgggacattttgggggttttttgggattttttttattttttgggtggatttttttgggattattaTGGGAATATTTTTGGGACGTTGAggggatgttttttggggtatttatagggatattttttggaattttttggggatcttttttggatatttttgggatatttttgggggatatttttgggacactttggggacgtttttggggctgtttttgggaatattttggatttttggggggggatttttttgggggtaattttgggatttttttggattttttttttatttttgggaggattttttggggataattctgggatatttttgggataattctgggatatttttgggataattttgggacGTTTTTGGGTCTCCCCCCAGGCACCAAGAACGTGATCCGGGGCTGCCGggccgggggggtcccggtgctgATTTACACCAGCAGCATGGAGGTGGTGGGGCCCAACACCCGCGGGGACCCCTTCGTCAGgtaacaaaaaacccaaaaaaaacccaaaaatggccaaaataacccaaaaatcagcccagaaatgGATTCAgcatccccaaaaaccccaaaaaccacccaaaaaaaccccaaaaaaccaccccagaacccccaaaataacccagaaataaccccaaaaaaaccgaaaaataacccaaaaataacccaaaaaaacccgaaaaaacagcccagaaaccccaaaataacccaaataacccaaaaatcagcccgGAAATGGACTCAGcacccacaaaaaccccaaaaaactgccccagaaatcccaaaaatcacccaaaaatcagcccagaaaccccaaaaataacccagaaacaaccccaaaaaataaccaaaaataacccaaaatagCCAAAAAATAGCCCAAAATATGACCataaataaccccaaaataacccaagaaaacccaaaatgaataacccaaaaataacccaaaaaccccaaaaataacctaaaaaaaatccgaaaataacccccaaaataacccagaaataacccaaaataacccaaaaataacccaaaataacccaaaaataaccccaaaaattaccaaaaataaccccaaaataacccaagaaaacccaaaataaataacccaaaaataacccaaaaacacccagaaataacccaaaaataaccccaaaataacccaaaaataacccaaaaaacccgccccagaaacccccaaaaaacccaaaaatcaacccggaatccacaaaaaaaaacccaaaaataaccccaaaataaccccaaaataacctaaaaataatcaaaaaataaccccaaaaataacccaaaatcccccaaaataacccaaaaaaagaccaaaaataaccccaaaataacccaagaaaacccaaaataaataacccaaaaataacccaaaaaacccaaaaataaccccaaaataaccccaaaaaaccccaaaaataataaaaaaataacccaaaaataacccaaaatagccaaaaaataacccaaaaaatgaccataaataaccccaaaataacccaagaaaacccaaaataaataacccaaaaataacccaaaaacacccgaaaataaccccaaaataaccccaaaaaatcccaaaaataacccagaaataacccaaaaataacccaaaaaacccgccccagaaacccccaaaataacccaaaaatcagtCCGGAATCcacaaaaaataacccaaaaataaccccaaaaaaccaaaaaataacccaaaaataacccaaaatcccccaaaataacccaaaaaaagaccaaaaataaccccaaaataaataacccaaaaataacccaaaaaacccaaaaataactgaaaataacccaaaaataacccgaaaaaatccccaaaaaaaaccccaaaataacccaaaataaccccaaaataacccccaaaataacccaaataacccaaaaatcagcccgGAAATGGATTCAgcacccccaaaaaccccaaaaacccgccccagaaacccccaaaataacccaaaaatcagcccagaatccacaaaaaataaccccaaaaataaccccaaaaaaccaaaaaataacccaaaaataacccaaaaataacccaaaaaatgaccataaataaccccaaaataacccaagaaaacccaaaataaataacccaaaaataactcaaaaacACCCGAAAATAACcacaaaataaccccaaaaataaccccaaaataacaaaaaaataacccaaaaataatccaaaagtaacccaaaaataacccaaaaataacccaaaaataacccaaaaaacccgccccagaaacccccaaaaaacccaaaaatcagtcCGGAATCcacaaaaaataacccaaaaataaccccaaaaaaccaaaatataacccaaaaataacccaaaatcccccaaaataacccaaaaaatgaccaaaaataacccagaaataacccaaaaataaccccaaaataacccaagaaaacccaaaatgaaTAACCcagaaataacccaaaaaacccaaaaataaccccaaaataaccccaaaaaatgccaaaaataacaaaaaataacccaaaaataacccaaaataacccaaaaataacccaaaaaatgaccataaataaccccaaaataacccaagaaaacccaaaatgaataacccaaaaataacccaaaaaaacccaaaaataactgaaaataacccaaaataaccccaaaaaatcccaaaaataacccagaaataacccaaaaataaccccaaaatcccccaaaataacccaaaaataacccaaaaaacccgccccagaaacccccaaaaaacccaaaaatcagcccagaatccacaaaaaataacccaaaaataaccccaaaaacaacccaaaaataaccccaaagtaaccccaaaataaccccaaaataacctaaaaataacctaaaaataacccaaaaataacccaaaaataacccaaaaaatgaccataaataatcccaaaataacccaagaaaacccaaaatgaataacccaaaaataacccaaaaacacccaaaaaacctgaaaataacgcaaaaataacccaaaaataacccaaaaaaacccaaaaaaccccaaaataacccaaaaatcagcccagaaatgGATTCAgcacccccaaaaaccccaaaaaccaccccaggaaccccaaaaatgcccaaaaataacccaaaaatcagcGCAGAAATGGACTCAGCACCTTCAAAAACCCCCCTGGGAAtccctcaaaaaaattcccaaaaacccccaaaatttatcccaaaaaaccccaaatttatcccaaaaaaactcctaaaataacccaaaatttatccccaaaatcccaaaatttatcctaaaaataacccaaaataacccaaaatttatcccaaaacccccaaattttgccAAAGTTCACGGGAATTTCGCGGGAATTTCTCCAAATTTCGTGACAATTTTTGAGGATTTCTCtcccctggattttggggtgaattcagAAGATTTTGGATTCCCTAAATCCTTGTAAAAAACCCGAATTTCACCAAATTTCACcaaattttgtgggattttctCCAAATTTCGCGGGAATTTCGCAGGAATTTCGTGGGAATTTCTCCaaattttatgggaatttttgggacaatttttgggaattctgggatttctcCCCCCCTGGATTTCGGGGGGAATTCTGAGGATTTTGGATTCCCTAAATCCCCgtcaaaaatccaaatttcgCCAAATTTCGCGGGAATTTCGCGGGAATTTCGCGATAATTTCACCAAATTTCGCGCGATTTTTGCgggattttccccaaaatccgctggaatttttgggatttgtccccccccggattttggggtgaattctgAGGATTTTGAATCTCCCAAATCCCCGtcaaaaacctgaatttttggGGCAGAATTTCCCGGAATTTCCCTGATTTTTGCCAAATTTCGCGAGAATTTCGCGGGAATTTCTCCAAAATTcatgggaattttgtgggaatttttgggacaatttttgggaattctgggatttctcCCCCCCTGGATTTCGGGGTGAATTCTGAGGATTTTGGATTCCCTAAATCCCTgtcaaaaatccaaatttcaccAAATTTCACGTGAATTTCGCGTGAATTTCACCAAATTTCGTGGGATTTTTGCGGGATTTTCGCGggaattcccccaaaatccgctggaattttgggatttgtccCCCcccggattttggggtgaattctgtgggttttgggCGCAGGGGGGACGAGCAGACTCCGTACCCCACGCGGCACTCGGAGCCGTACCCGCTGAGCAAGGCCCAGGCCGAGCGCCTGGTGCTGGAGGCCAACGGCAGCACGGTgaggtttgggggaaattccGGGGAATTCGGGAAAGttgggggtctggggaggattggggatttttggggattttttggggattttttgggatttttttgggattttttggggatttttttgggatttttttggatttttttgggattttttggggatttttggggtttattttgtgggatttttgggggtgttttgggattttttggggattttttgggggcaAATTCCGGGGAATTCGGGaaaatttggggtctggggaggattggggagtttttgggattttttgggggtttttttttatttttaaggggattttggggggtttttggggtttttttggattttttggggattttttttgggatttattgggattttttgggggcaAATTCCGGGGAATTCGGGAAAAttgggggtctggggaggattggggatttttggggatttttggggatttttttgggatttttttggatttttttgggaatttttgggattttttggggattttttggggaatttttggggtttattttgtggaatttttgggggtgttttgggattttttgggggcaAATTccggggaatttgggaaaatttggggggtctgaggaggattggggatttttggggattttttgggattttttttttattttttaaggggattttggggggttttttggggaatttttggattttttggggatttttggggaatttttttgggatttttttgggatttttttggggatttttttgggatttttgagggggttttttgtggttttggggatgaattttcaggatttttgggattcattttgggatgaattttggggttcaattctggggattttgggggtgaattCCTGAGATACTTGTGATTATTTTGGGGGtgaattttggtgattttggggtgaattttggggttaatttcAGGGATTTTGATGATGTTTTTCGGgttgaattctgtgaattttcgGGTTAATTTTgtgatgaattttggggttaattcctgggatttttgtgatgatttttggggtgaattcctgggatttttggggtgaatttttgggattttttggggtgtattctggggattttgggattgaaTTTTAGGCTGAATTCTGTGGATTTTTgtgatgaattttggggtgatttctggggattttggggatgaattttcaggatttttggggtgaatttctGGGGTATTTGGGTttcattttggggtgaattctggggattttggggggtgaattttggggtgaattcctgggatttttgtgatgattttttgaggtgaatttcaggaattttggggatgaattttggggtgaattcttgggatttttggggtgaatttttgggatttttggagtgaAATCTGGGATGAattcttgggatttttgtgatgaattttgaggtgaattctggggattttgggggtgaattCCTGGGATATTTggagtgaattttggggttaattttggggatttttgggggtttttgggattcattttggggtgaattttgtggTGAGTTctggggagtttggggatgaattttggggcgaattctggagatttttggggtgaattttcaggatttttgtgacgattttttgggtgaatttccaggattttcggggtgaattttggggtgaattctgtggatttttgggctatattttagggtgatttttgtGCATTCCCAGATCTCAGGGGGGGGTCGTTTGGTCACCGTGTCCCTGCGCCCCACGGGGATTTTCGGGGAGCGCCACCccctgctggagctgttctACCGCCGGGGCCGCGGCCTGGGCGGGGTCGTGCCCCGAACGCTGCCCCAGAACGCCGAGCACGGCCGCGTGTACGCAGGTGAgggggggacacacctggggacacacctggggacaggtgagagacacctggggacattggggccgcacctgggacaggttggacacacctggggacacctgcaacacacctggggacacctggggacattggggacacacctgggacacacctggggacacctggggacattggggacacacctggggacaggtgagagacacctgagacacacctggggacacctgggacacacctgggacaggtggggacaatggagacacacctggggacacctggggacattggggacacacctgggcgGGGTCGTGCCCCGAACGCTGCCCCAGAACGCCGAGCACGGCCGCGTGTACGCAGGTGAGggggggggacacacctgggacacacctggggacagatggggacacacctgggataggtggggacacacctgggacacctggggacagatggggacacacctgggataggtggggacacacctgggacacctggggacagatggggacaggtagggacacacctggggacaggtgaggacaggtggggacacacctggggacaactggggacacacctggggacaggtgagagacacctgggacaggtggggacacacctggggggacagggacacacctggggacacctgggacacacctggggggacaggtagggacacacctgggcgGGGTCGTGCCCCGAACGCTGCCCCAGAACGCCGAGCACGGCCGGGTGTACgcaggtgaggggaggggacacacctggggacaggtgagagacacctGGGATaggtggggacacacctggggacacctggggtcacacctggggacacctggggacacacctgggacacacctgggcagggtcGTGCCCCGAACGCTGCCCCAGAACGCCGAGCACGGCCGCGTGTACGCAGGTGAgggggggacacacctggggacaggtgagagacacctggggacacctggggacacacctggggacaggtagggacacacctggggacacctggggacacacctgggcgGGGTCGTGCCCCGAACGCTGCCCCAGAACGCCGAGCACGGCCGCGTGTACGCAGGTGAggggggggacacacctggggacaggtgagagacacctgagacacctggggacacctggggacagctcaggacacacctggggacacacctgggacaggtagagacacctggggacacacctggggacacctggagacattggggacacacctgggacaggtggggacacgtggggacaggtgggacacacctggggggatggggacacagctggggacaggtgagagatacctggggacacagctgggataGGTGGGGAtgcacctgggacacacctggggacacctgggacaggtggggacagacctggggacatctggggggatgaggacacacctgggacacacctggggacacctggggacacctggggacatctgggacacacctgggacaggtggggacaatggagacacacctggggatacctggggacaggtggggacacacctggggacacctggggggatgGAGactcacctgggacacacctggggccCATAAACCCACCCCAAAACGCCCAAATTTcctctaaaaaaatccctaaaaaaatctctgaaaaatccccccaaatatctctaaaaaaaccattaaaaatccccccaaaaatcgcTAAAATACCttcaaaaatccctaaaaaaatccctccaaaaattgcctccaaaattcctaaaaaacatctctaaaaatcccaaaaaaatccctaaaaaatcaccgaaaaaatcactttaaaatcccttaaaaatcctaaaaagaaatccctaaaaaatcccctaaaaatcgctaaaaaatcccttaaaaaatcttcaaaagatccccaaaaaatcgcaaaaattccccaagaaaatcagaaaaattcaccaaaaaatcccaaaaatctgtaaaaaccactaaaaaataattttaaaaattcctaaaaaatccctaaaaatacctaacaaaaatctctaaaaaaatcactttaaaatcccttaaaaatccttaaaaaattactaaaaaatccccaaaaattcaccaaaaaatccaaaaaaatcccaaaaaaatcctaaaaaaatcacaaaaaatccccaaaaaatcaaaaaaaaatcccaaaaaatcccaaaaattcaccaaaaaatccccaaaattcaccaaaaaatcccaaaaaaaatccaaaaaaaaatccccaaaaaatcccaatttttcccctagGCAACGTGGCCTGGATGCACGTCCTGGCCGCCCgtgccgcccgctcccgccccgaCTCGGTGGGCGGCgaatttttcttctgcaccGACTGCTCCCCGTGCGTCCCCTACGAGGATTTCAACATTCTGCTCCTGGGGCCCAAAAACCCACCCataatccccaaatttccctggaaaatcaTTAAATATTCCATtgaaaaaatctctaaaaaaatcactaaaaaaatttctaaaaaatcactaaaatatttttaaaaagcacgaaaaacctctaaaaaatccctaaaaaaatccttgaaaaatcccaaaaaatacctaaaaaatcctcaaaaatacctaaaaaatccccaaaaatatctaaaaaattctcaaaaaagcctttaaaaatccttcaaaaattCCTCttaaaatccctaaaaattctctaaaaatctctgaaaaatgactttaaaatccctttaaaatcttgcaaaaaaccctgaaaaatgacttttaaatcctcaaaaaattcctaaaaaatcgctttaaaatcccttaaaaatcccaaaaaaattcctaaaaaatctctaaaaaaatccaaaaaaatcccaaaaaaatcacaaaaaatcccaaaaaaatcacaaaaaatccaaaaaaaatcccaaaaaaatcacaaaagtccaaaaaaaatccgcaaaaaatcccaaaaattcaccgaaaaatcccaaaaaacatccaaaaaaaatcccaaaaaatcccaaatttttcccccaggCAACGTGGCCTGGATGCACGTCCTGgccgcccgcgccgcccgctcccgccccgaCTCGGTGGGCGGCgaatttttcttctgcaccGACTGCTCCCCGTGCGTCCCCTACGAGGATTTCAACATTCTGCTCCTGGGCCCGGCCGGGCTCCACTTCGGGGGCCCCcggctccccaaatccctgctggggctcctggcCCGGCTCAACGGGGCCctcagggaggttttggggtttttgggggccAGGTTTGCGCCGCTGCTGAACCCCTACACCTGGGCCGTGGCCAGCACCCCCTTCACCGTCAGGAGCCACAAGGCCCGGAGCCGTTTGGGCTACCGGCCGCTCTTCTCCTGGGAGGAGGCGCGGGACAGGACGGTGGCGTGGGTCAGGCAGCTGGGGGGGGCCTGAGCGgggggaaaataggaaaaaacggggttaaaatatcaaaaaatgggaaaaaacggggtggaaatgtaaaaaaatgggaaaaaacggggaggaaatggggaaaaaaggtgaaaaaatggggaaaaaaaggtgaaaaaatggaaataaaatggtgtaaaaatggggggggaatggggagaaaatgaggaaagaagtggggagaaaatggaggaaaaatggggagaaaatatttaaaaaagcgaaaaaatggggaggaaaagtgaaaaaatggggaaaaaaggtgaaaaaatggaaataaaatgaggaaaagctggggggaaatggggaaaaaattaggaaagaaGTGGGGAGAAAATCGagaaaaaacagggagaaaatgcaaaaaaaccgtggaaaaacagggaggaaaagtgaaaaaatgggggaaaaaacatgaaaaaatgggaaacaaaacgtgaaaaaaatggggaaaagtggatgtaaaatggggagaaaattaggaaaggaatgagaaaaaaatggggaggaaatggaaaaaaaccgttgaaaaaatggggaggaaaagttaaaaaatgggg
This genomic window contains:
- the HSD3B7 gene encoding 3 beta-hydroxysteroid dehydrogenase type 7, yielding MVVTGGSGFLGSHLVQVLLEAEPELRELRILDLNPDPAAVPERHRSRVRLFRGDVGDLAALGAVLGGADVVFHSASLVDVWGNCSAEAMARVNVLGTKNVIRGCRAGGVPVLIYTSSMEVVGPNTRGDPFVRGDEQTPYPTRHSEPYPLSKAQAERLVLEANGSTISGGGRLVTVSLRPTGIFGERHPLLELFYRRGRGLGGVVPRTLPQNAEHGRVYAGNVAWMHVLAARAARSRPDSVGGEFFFCTDCSPCVPYEDFNILLLGPAGLHFGGPRLPKSLLGLLARLNGALREVLGFLGARFAPLLNPYTWAVASTPFTVRSHKARSRLGYRPLFSWEEARDRTVAWVRQLGGA